In the genome of Fusarium fujikuroi IMI 58289 draft genome, chromosome FFUJ_chr02, one region contains:
- a CDS encoding related to mitochondrial translocase protein, with translation MLSRVAQASRLGLMTARLSRPVASPSLRALPAAAPQFASPWLRTYAKKSSSQQNKDSKQKPSQAQNDAENVEKPAENDIDKAGEKSTEAPKEGEQIPFHKLPDLTQGIPSTLFEEMGGDKKKEQKELQEMEEAESSGGPFMLITAAAGGTLSALYMGRNWEDTIEAERHSDIPNGPGLGLWWKRAKARLTESVTYYQEPAFEKLLPDPDPSFERPYTLCLSLDDLLVHSEWSREHGWRIAKRPGVDYFIRYLSQYYELVLFTSVPFATGEPIMRKLDPFRLILWPLYREATKFEDGEIVKDLSYLNRDLKKVIIIDSNPKHVRNQPENAIILDPWKGDRNDKELVNLIPFLEYIHTMQYEDVRKVIKSFDGKHIPTEFARREAIARKEFQAKQLAHKQKHGSGVGALGNLLGLNPSNMSMMVSPEGEQNPAEAFAQGKMLQDVARERGQRNYMELEKQIRENGEKWLKEEAAMMEAAQKEAMNSMMGSFSGMFGGSPPPEKKA, from the exons ATGCTGTCTAGAGTAGCCCAGGCTTCgcgcttgggcttgatgacaGCTCGTCTGTCACGGCCCGTCGCATCTCCCTCTCTCCGAGCTCTTCCCGCCGCCGCTCCTCAATTTGCCTCGCCGTGGCTCCGAACATACGCCAAGAAGTCCTCCTCTCAACAAAACAAAGATTCGAAACAGAAGCCTTCCCAGGCGCAAAACGATGCTGAAAATGTCGAGAAGCCTGCTGAGAATGACATCGACAAGGCGGGCGAGAAGTCTACCGAGGCTCCGAAGGAGGGGGAGCAAATACCTTTCCACAAGCTACCCGATCTGACACAGGGTATTCCTTCGACGCTGTTTGAGGAGATGGGCGgtgataagaagaaggagcagAAGGAACTgcaggagatggaggaggctgAGTCGAGTGGTGGACC ATTCATGCTTATCACGGCTGCTGCCGGTGGTACTCTGAGCGCTCTATACATGGGCCGAAACTGGGAAGACACCATCGAAGCTGAGCGTCACTCTGACATTCCCAACGGCCCTGGTCTTGGTCTGTGGTGGAAGCGTGCCAAGGCCCGTTTGACCGAGTCCGTCACTTACTACCAAGAGCCTGCATTCGAGAAGCTCCTCCCCGATCCCGATCCTTCGTTCGAGCGCCCTTATACTCTCTGCCTGAGCTTGGACGACCTCCTCGTCCACAGCGAGTGGTCCCGTGAACATGGCTGGAGAATTGCAAAGCGGCCTGGTGTCGACTACTTCATACGTTATCTTAGTCAGTACTATGAGCTGGTCCTTTTCACCTCTGTGCCGTTTGCTACTGGCGAGCCTATCATGAGGAAATTGGACCCTTTCCGATTAATCTTGTGGCCCCTCTACCGAGAGGCTACCAAGTTTGAGGATGGAGAGATCGTCAAG GACCTTTCCTACCTCAACCGTGATTTGAAGAAGGtgatcatcatcgacagcaACCCCAAGCACGTCCGCAACCAACCCGAGAACGCCATCATCCTTGACCCCTGGAAGGGCGACCGAAACGACAAGGAGCTTGTCAACCTCATTCCCTTCCTCGAGTATATCCACACCATGCAGTACGAAGATGTTCGCAAGGTCATCAAGTCCTTCGACGGCAAGCACATCCCCACGGAATTCGCCCGtcgtgaagccatcgcccgCAAGGAGTTCCAGGCCAAGCAACTCGCCCACAAGCAAAAGCACGGCTCCGGCGTCGGCGCTCTAGGCAACCTCCTCGGTCTCAACCCCAGCAACATGAGCATGATGGTCTCCCCCGAAGGCGAGCAAAACCCCGCCGAGGCCTTTGCACAGGGCAAGATGCTCCAAGACGTTGCCCGCGAGCGCGGCCAGCGAAACTACATggagctcgagaagcagaTCCGCGAGAACGGCGAGAAGTGGCTCAAGGAAGAAGCcgccatgatggaggcggCCCAGAAGGAAGCTATGAACAGCATGATGGGTTCGTTCAGTGGCATGTTCGGCGGCAGCCCACCacctgagaagaaggcctAG